From Salmo salar chromosome ssa04, Ssal_v3.1, whole genome shotgun sequence, one genomic window encodes:
- the LOC106602958 gene encoding phosphatidylinositol-binding clathrin assembly protein isoform X3 yields the protein MSGQSITDRIAAAQHSMTGSAISKAVCKATTHEVSGPKKKHLDYLIHCTNELNVSVPHLADTLFERTANNSWVVVFKALVTTHHLMMYGNERLIQYLASRNTLFNLNNFLDKGALQGYDMSTFIRRYSRYLNEKAMSYRLVAVDFTKMKRGVDGVMRTMTVEKLIKTLPIIQNQLDALLDFQANSNELTNGVINSAFILLFKDSIRLFAAYNEGVINMLEKYFDMKKNQCKDALEIYKTFLNRMTKLSEFLKVAEQVGIDQGDIPDLTQAPSSLLEALEQHLASLEGRKIKELSTATRANTLSSAVSSLSSTGISLSRMDEKEDENSLKDEGAKVIDVQTPTVSPGSQSVGSANGSSGATDHFSNSSVVSVTNNVPNLTSDLFNLQPTFNPNIQTIHTVPSNNNAWGGLGLPGDLLKPAQPTHIHSPGIPLHSGGKMMPTDLDSSLANLVGNLQFAGTPAKKPELQWTQLVEKKPTGGTHWQSKTMCTTPNWNHHAPMAPQPMPIPQMNGMIYTGYAPAPVAFPMTTPQVPVYGMMPPHQMGQMGGVPMMAPQHMMYNQPVLRHTNPFAPMPGAQMHFM from the exons ATGTCTGGACAGTCTATCACGGATCGGATCGCTGCGGCTCAGCACAGCATGACAGGATCCGCTATAAGCAAAGCCGTCTGCAAGGCCACGACGCATGAAGTCAGCGGACCCAAGAAGAAACACCTTGACT ACCTGATCCACTGCACCAACGAGCTGAACGTGAGTGTTCCCCACCTGGCTGACACGTTGTTCGAGAGGACGGCCAACAACAGCTGGGTGGTGGTGTTCAAGGCCCTCGTCACCACGCACCACCTCATGATGTACGGCAACGAG CGACTAATCCAGTATCTGGCGTCCAGAAACACACTTTTTAACCTGAACAACTTCTTGGATAAGGGAGCGTTACAAG GTTATGACATGTCAACGTTCATCAGACGCTACAGCAGGTATCTGAATGAGAAGGCCATGTCCTACAGACTAGTGGCTGTGGACTTCACCAAGATGAAGAGAGG GGTCGATGGTGTGATGCGCACCATGACTGTTGAGAAGCTGATCAAGACTCTGCCTATCATTCAGAATCAGCTGGATGCACTGCTGGACTTTCAG GCTAACTCTAACGAGCTGACCAATGGCGTCATCAACAGCGCCTTCATACTGCTCTTCAAAGACTCCATCCGCCTCTTTGCCGCGTACAATGAAGGAGTGATCAACATGCTGG AGAAATATTTTGATATGAAGAAGAACCAATGCAAAGACGCCCTGGAGATTTATAAGACGTTTCTGAACAGAATGACCAAGCTGTCAGAGTTTCTCAAAGTTGCAGAG CAAGTTGGAATTGATCAGGGTGACATCCCAGATCTCACACAG GCCCCTAGCAGCCTCCTGGAAGCCTTGGAGCAGCATTTGGCCTCTCTGGAGGGGAGGAAAATCAAGGAGCTCTCCACAGCCACCAG AGCTAACACCTTGTCTAGTGCTGTGTCGTCACTGTCCAGCACTGGGATCTCTCTCAGCCGCATGGACGAGAAGGAGGACGAGAACAGTCTCAAG GACGAGGGAGCCAAGGTGATTGACGTGCAGACGCCGACCGTCTCTCCCGGCTCCCAGTCGGTGGGCAGTGCCAACGGCAGCAGTGgggccacagaccacttctccaaCTCATCTGTTGTGTCCGTTACAAATAA CGTGCCAAATCTCACCAGTGACTTGTTCAACCTCCAGCCCACCTTCAACCCGAACATCCAGACCATACACACTGTGCCGTCTAACAACAACGCCTGGGGAG GTTTGGGGCTCCCAGGGGACCTGTTGAAGCCAGCTCAGCCCACACACATCCACAGCCCTGGGATACCACTGCACTCTGGTGGGAAGATGATGCCCACTGACCTGGACTCCTCCTTAGCCAACCTTGTTGGCA ACTTGCAGTTCGCAGGAACACCAGCCAAAAA GCCAGAGCTTCAGTGGACCCAGCTGGTAGAGAAGAAGCCCACAGGAGGGACTCACTGGCAGTCCAAAACCATGTGTACCACGCCCAACTGGAACCATCATGCCCCCATGGCTCCTCAACCTATGCCCATACCACAAATG AATGGAATGATCTATACTGGATAT GCTCCGGCTCCGGTGGCTTTTCCTATGACGACACCTCAAGTGCCTGTTTATGGAATG atGCCTCCTCATCAGATGGGGCAGATGGGTGGAGTCCCTATGATGGCACCACAGCATATGATGTACAACCAACCTGTCCTTCGGCACACCAATCCATTCGCTCCCATGCCAGGAGCCCAG ATGCACTTCATGTAG
- the LOC106602958 gene encoding phosphatidylinositol-binding clathrin assembly protein isoform X2 produces the protein MSGQSITDRIAAAQHSMTGSAISKAVCKATTHEVSGPKKKHLDYLIHCTNELNVSVPHLADTLFERTANNSWVVVFKALVTTHHLMMYGNERLIQYLASRNTLFNLNNFLDKGALQGYDMSTFIRRYSRYLNEKAMSYRLVAVDFTKMKRGVDGVMRTMTVEKLIKTLPIIQNQLDALLDFQANSNELTNGVINSAFILLFKDSIRLFAAYNEGVINMLEKYFDMKKNQCKDALEIYKTFLNRMTKLSEFLKVAEQVGIDQGDIPDLTQAPSSLLEALEQHLASLEGRKIKELSTATRANTLSSAVSSLSSTGISLSRMDEKEDENSLKDEGAKVIDVQTPTVSPGSQSVGSANGSSGATDHFSNSSVVSVTNNVPNLTSDLFNLQPTFNPNIQTIHTVPSNNNAWGGDLLKPAQPTHIHSPGIPLHSGGKMMPTDLDSSLANLVGNLQFAGTPAKKPELQWTQLVEKKPTGGTHWQSKTMCTTPNWNHHAPMAPQPMPIPQMNGMIYTGYAPAPVAFPMTTPQVPVYGMMPPHQMGQMGGVPMMAPQHMMYNQPVLRHTNPFAPMPGAQAYFPMQMHFM, from the exons ATGTCTGGACAGTCTATCACGGATCGGATCGCTGCGGCTCAGCACAGCATGACAGGATCCGCTATAAGCAAAGCCGTCTGCAAGGCCACGACGCATGAAGTCAGCGGACCCAAGAAGAAACACCTTGACT ACCTGATCCACTGCACCAACGAGCTGAACGTGAGTGTTCCCCACCTGGCTGACACGTTGTTCGAGAGGACGGCCAACAACAGCTGGGTGGTGGTGTTCAAGGCCCTCGTCACCACGCACCACCTCATGATGTACGGCAACGAG CGACTAATCCAGTATCTGGCGTCCAGAAACACACTTTTTAACCTGAACAACTTCTTGGATAAGGGAGCGTTACAAG GTTATGACATGTCAACGTTCATCAGACGCTACAGCAGGTATCTGAATGAGAAGGCCATGTCCTACAGACTAGTGGCTGTGGACTTCACCAAGATGAAGAGAGG GGTCGATGGTGTGATGCGCACCATGACTGTTGAGAAGCTGATCAAGACTCTGCCTATCATTCAGAATCAGCTGGATGCACTGCTGGACTTTCAG GCTAACTCTAACGAGCTGACCAATGGCGTCATCAACAGCGCCTTCATACTGCTCTTCAAAGACTCCATCCGCCTCTTTGCCGCGTACAATGAAGGAGTGATCAACATGCTGG AGAAATATTTTGATATGAAGAAGAACCAATGCAAAGACGCCCTGGAGATTTATAAGACGTTTCTGAACAGAATGACCAAGCTGTCAGAGTTTCTCAAAGTTGCAGAG CAAGTTGGAATTGATCAGGGTGACATCCCAGATCTCACACAG GCCCCTAGCAGCCTCCTGGAAGCCTTGGAGCAGCATTTGGCCTCTCTGGAGGGGAGGAAAATCAAGGAGCTCTCCACAGCCACCAG AGCTAACACCTTGTCTAGTGCTGTGTCGTCACTGTCCAGCACTGGGATCTCTCTCAGCCGCATGGACGAGAAGGAGGACGAGAACAGTCTCAAG GACGAGGGAGCCAAGGTGATTGACGTGCAGACGCCGACCGTCTCTCCCGGCTCCCAGTCGGTGGGCAGTGCCAACGGCAGCAGTGgggccacagaccacttctccaaCTCATCTGTTGTGTCCGTTACAAATAA CGTGCCAAATCTCACCAGTGACTTGTTCAACCTCCAGCCCACCTTCAACCCGAACATCCAGACCATACACACTGTGCCGTCTAACAACAACGCCTGGGGAG GGGACCTGTTGAAGCCAGCTCAGCCCACACACATCCACAGCCCTGGGATACCACTGCACTCTGGTGGGAAGATGATGCCCACTGACCTGGACTCCTCCTTAGCCAACCTTGTTGGCA ACTTGCAGTTCGCAGGAACACCAGCCAAAAA GCCAGAGCTTCAGTGGACCCAGCTGGTAGAGAAGAAGCCCACAGGAGGGACTCACTGGCAGTCCAAAACCATGTGTACCACGCCCAACTGGAACCATCATGCCCCCATGGCTCCTCAACCTATGCCCATACCACAAATG AATGGAATGATCTATACTGGATAT GCTCCGGCTCCGGTGGCTTTTCCTATGACGACACCTCAAGTGCCTGTTTATGGAATG atGCCTCCTCATCAGATGGGGCAGATGGGTGGAGTCCCTATGATGGCACCACAGCATATGATGTACAACCAACCTGTCCTTCGGCACACCAATCCATTCGCTCCCATGCCAGGAGCCCAG GCTTATTTTCCTATGCAGATGCACTTCATGTAG
- the LOC106602958 gene encoding phosphatidylinositol-binding clathrin assembly protein isoform X1 — protein sequence MSGQSITDRIAAAQHSMTGSAISKAVCKATTHEVSGPKKKHLDYLIHCTNELNVSVPHLADTLFERTANNSWVVVFKALVTTHHLMMYGNERLIQYLASRNTLFNLNNFLDKGALQGYDMSTFIRRYSRYLNEKAMSYRLVAVDFTKMKRGVDGVMRTMTVEKLIKTLPIIQNQLDALLDFQANSNELTNGVINSAFILLFKDSIRLFAAYNEGVINMLEKYFDMKKNQCKDALEIYKTFLNRMTKLSEFLKVAEQVGIDQGDIPDLTQAPSSLLEALEQHLASLEGRKIKELSTATRANTLSSAVSSLSSTGISLSRMDEKEDENSLKDEGAKVIDVQTPTVSPGSQSVGSANGSSGATDHFSNSSVVSVTNNVPNLTSDLFNLQPTFNPNIQTIHTVPSNNNAWGGLGLPGDLLKPAQPTHIHSPGIPLHSGGKMMPTDLDSSLANLVGNLQFAGTPAKKPELQWTQLVEKKPTGGTHWQSKTMCTTPNWNHHAPMAPQPMPIPQMNGMIYTGYAPAPVAFPMTTPQVPVYGMMPPHQMGQMGGVPMMAPQHMMYNQPVLRHTNPFAPMPGAQAYFPMQMHFM from the exons ATGTCTGGACAGTCTATCACGGATCGGATCGCTGCGGCTCAGCACAGCATGACAGGATCCGCTATAAGCAAAGCCGTCTGCAAGGCCACGACGCATGAAGTCAGCGGACCCAAGAAGAAACACCTTGACT ACCTGATCCACTGCACCAACGAGCTGAACGTGAGTGTTCCCCACCTGGCTGACACGTTGTTCGAGAGGACGGCCAACAACAGCTGGGTGGTGGTGTTCAAGGCCCTCGTCACCACGCACCACCTCATGATGTACGGCAACGAG CGACTAATCCAGTATCTGGCGTCCAGAAACACACTTTTTAACCTGAACAACTTCTTGGATAAGGGAGCGTTACAAG GTTATGACATGTCAACGTTCATCAGACGCTACAGCAGGTATCTGAATGAGAAGGCCATGTCCTACAGACTAGTGGCTGTGGACTTCACCAAGATGAAGAGAGG GGTCGATGGTGTGATGCGCACCATGACTGTTGAGAAGCTGATCAAGACTCTGCCTATCATTCAGAATCAGCTGGATGCACTGCTGGACTTTCAG GCTAACTCTAACGAGCTGACCAATGGCGTCATCAACAGCGCCTTCATACTGCTCTTCAAAGACTCCATCCGCCTCTTTGCCGCGTACAATGAAGGAGTGATCAACATGCTGG AGAAATATTTTGATATGAAGAAGAACCAATGCAAAGACGCCCTGGAGATTTATAAGACGTTTCTGAACAGAATGACCAAGCTGTCAGAGTTTCTCAAAGTTGCAGAG CAAGTTGGAATTGATCAGGGTGACATCCCAGATCTCACACAG GCCCCTAGCAGCCTCCTGGAAGCCTTGGAGCAGCATTTGGCCTCTCTGGAGGGGAGGAAAATCAAGGAGCTCTCCACAGCCACCAG AGCTAACACCTTGTCTAGTGCTGTGTCGTCACTGTCCAGCACTGGGATCTCTCTCAGCCGCATGGACGAGAAGGAGGACGAGAACAGTCTCAAG GACGAGGGAGCCAAGGTGATTGACGTGCAGACGCCGACCGTCTCTCCCGGCTCCCAGTCGGTGGGCAGTGCCAACGGCAGCAGTGgggccacagaccacttctccaaCTCATCTGTTGTGTCCGTTACAAATAA CGTGCCAAATCTCACCAGTGACTTGTTCAACCTCCAGCCCACCTTCAACCCGAACATCCAGACCATACACACTGTGCCGTCTAACAACAACGCCTGGGGAG GTTTGGGGCTCCCAGGGGACCTGTTGAAGCCAGCTCAGCCCACACACATCCACAGCCCTGGGATACCACTGCACTCTGGTGGGAAGATGATGCCCACTGACCTGGACTCCTCCTTAGCCAACCTTGTTGGCA ACTTGCAGTTCGCAGGAACACCAGCCAAAAA GCCAGAGCTTCAGTGGACCCAGCTGGTAGAGAAGAAGCCCACAGGAGGGACTCACTGGCAGTCCAAAACCATGTGTACCACGCCCAACTGGAACCATCATGCCCCCATGGCTCCTCAACCTATGCCCATACCACAAATG AATGGAATGATCTATACTGGATAT GCTCCGGCTCCGGTGGCTTTTCCTATGACGACACCTCAAGTGCCTGTTTATGGAATG atGCCTCCTCATCAGATGGGGCAGATGGGTGGAGTCCCTATGATGGCACCACAGCATATGATGTACAACCAACCTGTCCTTCGGCACACCAATCCATTCGCTCCCATGCCAGGAGCCCAG GCTTATTTTCCTATGCAGATGCACTTCATGTAG
- the LOC106602959 gene encoding ras-related protein Rab-38 yields MNGLLYKSQTMQQEHLFKVLVIGDLGVGKTSIIKRYVHQIFSQHYRATIGVDFALKVLHWDSDTVIRLQLWDIAGQERYGNMTRVYYREAVGALVVFDVTRASTFDAVLKWKDDLDTKVTLSHGKPVPAVLLANKSDQVCSQQPRLDTFCRENGFVGWFETSAKENTNIEAAARCLVEHILTDEESTVLDSDPDVQVLPGFNNSVKERVRCGSCNKF; encoded by the exons ATGAATGGGCTGTTGTACAAAAGTCAGACCATGCAGCAGGAGCATTTGTTCAAAGTTCTCGTTATAGGCGACCTCGGGGTCGGAAAAACGTCCATCATCAAGCGTTATGTCCATCAGATCTTTTCTCAACATTATCGCGCGACTATTGGTGTCGATTTTGCGCTCAAAGTTCTGcactgggacagtgacactgtTATACGACTACAGCTTTGGGATATTGCCG GACAGGAACGCTACGGAAATATGACTCGTGTGTATTATCGGGAGGCAGTGGGAGCTCTGGTGGTGTTTGACGTGACCCGCGCCTCCACATTTGATGCCGTGCTCAAGTGGAAGGACGATCTGGACACTAAGGTCACCCTGAGTCATGGCAAACCTGTCCCAGCTGTGCTGCTGGCCAACAAGTCCGATCAAGTCTGCTCCCAGCAGCCCAGACTGGACACGTTCTGTCGGGAAAATGGATTTGTGGGATGGTTTGAGACCTCAGCCAAG GAGAACACTAACATTGAAGCGGCAGCGAGATGTCTGGTTGAACATATCCTGACCGATGAAGAGAGTACAGTCTTGGATTCAGACCCAGACGTGCAGGTTCTGCCTGGGTTCAACAACAGTGTTAAAGAAAGAGTTCGCTGTGGCTCATGTAACAAATTCTGA
- the LOC106602958 gene encoding phosphatidylinositol-binding clathrin assembly protein isoform X4 → MSGQSITDRIAAAQHSMTGSAISKAVCKATTHEVSGPKKKHLDYLIHCTNELNVSVPHLADTLFERTANNSWVVVFKALVTTHHLMMYGNERLIQYLASRNTLFNLNNFLDKGALQGYDMSTFIRRYSRYLNEKAMSYRLVAVDFTKMKRGVDGVMRTMTVEKLIKTLPIIQNQLDALLDFQANSNELTNGVINSAFILLFKDSIRLFAAYNEGVINMLEKYFDMKKNQCKDALEIYKTFLNRMTKLSEFLKVAEAPSSLLEALEQHLASLEGRKIKELSTATRANTLSSAVSSLSSTGISLSRMDEKEDENSLKDEGAKVIDVQTPTVSPGSQSVGSANGSSGATDHFSNSSVVSVTNNVPNLTSDLFNLQPTFNPNIQTIHTVPSNNNAWGGLGLPGDLLKPAQPTHIHSPGIPLHSGGKMMPTDLDSSLANLVGNLQFAGTPAKKPELQWTQLVEKKPTGGTHWQSKTMCTTPNWNHHAPMAPQPMPIPQMNGMIYTGYAPAPVAFPMTTPQVPVYGMMPPHQMGQMGGVPMMAPQHMMYNQPVLRHTNPFAPMPGAQAYFPMQMHFM, encoded by the exons ATGTCTGGACAGTCTATCACGGATCGGATCGCTGCGGCTCAGCACAGCATGACAGGATCCGCTATAAGCAAAGCCGTCTGCAAGGCCACGACGCATGAAGTCAGCGGACCCAAGAAGAAACACCTTGACT ACCTGATCCACTGCACCAACGAGCTGAACGTGAGTGTTCCCCACCTGGCTGACACGTTGTTCGAGAGGACGGCCAACAACAGCTGGGTGGTGGTGTTCAAGGCCCTCGTCACCACGCACCACCTCATGATGTACGGCAACGAG CGACTAATCCAGTATCTGGCGTCCAGAAACACACTTTTTAACCTGAACAACTTCTTGGATAAGGGAGCGTTACAAG GTTATGACATGTCAACGTTCATCAGACGCTACAGCAGGTATCTGAATGAGAAGGCCATGTCCTACAGACTAGTGGCTGTGGACTTCACCAAGATGAAGAGAGG GGTCGATGGTGTGATGCGCACCATGACTGTTGAGAAGCTGATCAAGACTCTGCCTATCATTCAGAATCAGCTGGATGCACTGCTGGACTTTCAG GCTAACTCTAACGAGCTGACCAATGGCGTCATCAACAGCGCCTTCATACTGCTCTTCAAAGACTCCATCCGCCTCTTTGCCGCGTACAATGAAGGAGTGATCAACATGCTGG AGAAATATTTTGATATGAAGAAGAACCAATGCAAAGACGCCCTGGAGATTTATAAGACGTTTCTGAACAGAATGACCAAGCTGTCAGAGTTTCTCAAAGTTGCAGAG GCCCCTAGCAGCCTCCTGGAAGCCTTGGAGCAGCATTTGGCCTCTCTGGAGGGGAGGAAAATCAAGGAGCTCTCCACAGCCACCAG AGCTAACACCTTGTCTAGTGCTGTGTCGTCACTGTCCAGCACTGGGATCTCTCTCAGCCGCATGGACGAGAAGGAGGACGAGAACAGTCTCAAG GACGAGGGAGCCAAGGTGATTGACGTGCAGACGCCGACCGTCTCTCCCGGCTCCCAGTCGGTGGGCAGTGCCAACGGCAGCAGTGgggccacagaccacttctccaaCTCATCTGTTGTGTCCGTTACAAATAA CGTGCCAAATCTCACCAGTGACTTGTTCAACCTCCAGCCCACCTTCAACCCGAACATCCAGACCATACACACTGTGCCGTCTAACAACAACGCCTGGGGAG GTTTGGGGCTCCCAGGGGACCTGTTGAAGCCAGCTCAGCCCACACACATCCACAGCCCTGGGATACCACTGCACTCTGGTGGGAAGATGATGCCCACTGACCTGGACTCCTCCTTAGCCAACCTTGTTGGCA ACTTGCAGTTCGCAGGAACACCAGCCAAAAA GCCAGAGCTTCAGTGGACCCAGCTGGTAGAGAAGAAGCCCACAGGAGGGACTCACTGGCAGTCCAAAACCATGTGTACCACGCCCAACTGGAACCATCATGCCCCCATGGCTCCTCAACCTATGCCCATACCACAAATG AATGGAATGATCTATACTGGATAT GCTCCGGCTCCGGTGGCTTTTCCTATGACGACACCTCAAGTGCCTGTTTATGGAATG atGCCTCCTCATCAGATGGGGCAGATGGGTGGAGTCCCTATGATGGCACCACAGCATATGATGTACAACCAACCTGTCCTTCGGCACACCAATCCATTCGCTCCCATGCCAGGAGCCCAG GCTTATTTTCCTATGCAGATGCACTTCATGTAG
- the LOC106602957 gene encoding cationic amino acid transporter 3: MVDKMASFGRILLRRRVLDCSDEGSRFARCLSTLDLVALGVGSTLGAGVYVLAGEVAREKAGPAIVLCFLIAALSSMLAGLCYAEFGARVPKTGSAYLYSYVTVGEIWAFITGWNLILSYVLGTASVARAWSSTFDSLVDQRISGFFRSSMAMNVPGGVLAEYPDLFALILVLLLTGLLAFGVSESALVNKIFTGVNLVVLGFVIISGFVKGNTDNWNLTLEDFNSTYRGINANITNASSLSKEVVDKTFGTGGFAPFGLRGILSGAATCFYAFVGFDCIATTSEEAKNPMRSIPVGIVASLLICFFAYFGVSAALTLMMPYYLLDIKSPLPEAFNYIGWPAAHYIVAVGSLCALSTSLLGSMFPMPRVIYAMAEDGLLFRGLSRMNTRTKTPLMATVVSGCVASLMAFLFDLAALVDLMSIGTLLAYSLVAICVLILRYQPGTLSSSSQSEKLVELVGGEKVAVSGRDSGDEYGLDLEDRPLREKFTPRLLLFPSGNLPTKISGNIVYTTTAIISVLITVLCVVLAGKLDELIEVQPVWVTVCVVLALLCAICVVIIWRQPESQEALTFKVPLLPWLPLFSVFVNIYLMMQLDLATWCRFAVWMGVGFAIYFCYGIWHSSEAANSTPRKYEPALQTKKKLIYLGRDESEAEGMSP, encoded by the exons ATGGTAGACAAGATGGCCTCCTTTGGCCGGATCTTATTGCGACGCAGGGTACTGGACTGCTCCGATGAGGGAAGCCGCTTCGCCCGCTGCCTCTCCACACTGGACCTGGTGGCACTGGGGGTGGGCTCTACGCTAGGGGCAGGGGTCTACGTCCTGGCTGGTGAGGTAGCCAGGGAGAAGGCTGGTCCTGCCATCGTGCTCTGCTTCCTCATTGCTGCACTCTCCTCCATGCTGGCCGGACTCTGTTACGCTGAGTTTGGCGCCCGCGTACCCAAGACTGGTTCGGCGTACCTGTACAGCTACGTGACGGTTGGCGAGATCTGGGCTTTCATCACGGGGTGGAACCTCATCCTCTCCTATGTCCTCG GTACAGCCAGTGTGGCCCGAGCCTGGAGCTCTACTTTCGATAGCCTGGTGGACCAGAGGATATCAGGCTTCTTCAGGTCGTCCATGGCCATGAACGTCCCGGGGGGCGTGCTGGCTGAATACCCGGACCTGTTTGCGCTCATCCTCGTGCTCTTATTAACCG GGCTGCTGGCGTTTGGCGTGAGTGAGTCGGCTCTGGTGAATAAGATCTTCACGGGGGTTAACCTGGTGGTGTTGGGCTTCGTCATCATCTCAGGCTTTGTGAAGGGAAACACGGACAACTGGAACCTTACTTTGGAGGACTTTAACAGCACCTACCGTGGCATCAACGCCAATATCACCAACGCTTCCAGCTTATCCAAAGA GGTTGTGGATAAGACGTTTGGCACAGGTGGTTTTGCTCCGTTTGGCCTCCGTGGCATTCTGTCTGGTGCTGCCACGTGTTTCTATGCCTTTGTGGGGTTCGACTGCATCGCCACTACAA GCGAAGAGGCGAAGAACCCAATGCGCTCCATCCCTGTGGGCATCGTGGCCTCTCTGCTCATCTGTTTCTTCGCCTACTTCGGAGTGTCTGCGGCCCTCACCCTCATGATGCCCTACTACCTGCTGGACATCAAGAGCCCCCTGCCAGAGGCCTTCAACTACATAGGCTGGCCTGCTGCTCACTACATCGTGGCTGTGGGCTCCCTCTGTGCTCTCTCCACCAG CCTGCTTGGGTCCATGTTCCCCATGCCGAGGGTCATCTACGCCATGGCAGAGGATGGGCTCCTGTTCCGTGGCCTGTCCCGCATGAACACGCGCACCAAGACCCCCCTGATGGCCACCGTCGTCTCTGGCTGTGTGGCAT ctctgatGGCCTTCCTCTTTGACCTGGCTGCCCTGGTTGACCTCATGTCCATAGGGACACTGCTGGCCTACTCACTAGTGGCCATCTGTGTGCTCATCCTCAG gtacCAGCCGGGCACCCTGAGCTCGTCCAGTCAGAGTGAGAAGCTGGTGGAGCTGGTAGGAGGGGAGAAGGTGGCCGTGTCCGGGCGGGACAGCGGTGACGAGTACGGCCTGGATCTGGAGGACCGCCCCCTCCGGGAGAAGTTCACCccccgcctcctcctcttccccagcGGGAATCTACCCACTAAGATCTCTGGGAACATTGTCTATACCACCACGGCCATTATCT CGGTGCTCATCACTGTGCTGTGTGTGGTGTTGGCGGGGAAGCTGGATGAGTTGATTGAGGTTCAGCCTGTGTGGGTCACGGTGTGTGTCGTACTGGCCTTGCTCTGTGCTATTTGTGTCGTCATCATCTGGAGGCAACCTGAGAGCCAGGAAGCCCTCACCTTCAAG gtgccaTTGTTGCCTTGGCTGCCCCTGTTCAGTGTCTTCGTCAACATCTACCTCATGATGCAGCTGGACCTGGCTACGTGGTGCCGCTTTGCCGTTTGGATGGGCGTTG GATTTGCAATCTACTTCTGCTACGGGATCTGGCACAGCAGCGAGGCAGCCAACAGCACCCCCCGGAAATACGAGCCTGCCCTCCAGACCAAGAAGAAGCTCATCTACCTGGGGAGAGACGAGAGTGAGGCGGAGGGGATGAGCCCCTGA
- the LOC106602960 gene encoding ras-related protein Rab-39B, which yields MEAIWLYQFRLIVIGDSTVGKSCLIRRFTEGRFVQVSDPTVGVDFFSRLVEIEPGKRIKLQIWDTAGQERFRSITRAYYRNSVGGLLLFDITNRHSFQNVHEWLEEARSHVQPHSIVFLLVGHKCDLESQRQVSQQEAEKLAGAYGMRYVETSARDAINVEKAFTELTQDIFELVKSGDINIQEGWEGVKSGFVPNVVHSSEEVTKSDRRCLC from the exons ATGGAAGCGATATGGCTGTACCAGTTTCGACTCATCGTCATTGGGGACTCGACAGTAGGAAAGTCGTGCCTGATCCGGCGATTCACCGAGGGACGCTTTGTGCAGGTGTCCGACCCCACAGTCGGTGTAGACTTCTTCTCAAGGCTAGTGGAGATAGAGCCAGGGAAACGCATTAAACTTCAAATCTGGGACACTGCTGGACAAGAGCGATTCAG GTCTATTACCAGGGCATATTACCGTAACTCTGTTGGGGGGCTGCTGCTGTTCGACATCACCAACCGTCACTCCTTCCAGAATGTGCATGAGTGGCTGGAGGAGGCCCGGAGTCACGTCCAGCCTCACAGCATCGTCTTCCTGTTGGTGGGCCACAAGTGCGACCTGGAGTCCCAGAGGCAGGTGAGTCAGCAGGAAGCTGAGAAGCTGGCAGGTGCCTATGGCATGCGCTACGTGGAGACATCGGCTCGCGACGCCATCAACGTGGAAAAGGCCTTCACTGAGCTAACGCAGGACATATTTGAGCTTGTGAAGAGTGGTGACATCAACATccaggagggctgggagggggTGAAGAGTGGCTTTGTGCCTAATGTGGTGCACTCCTCAGAAGAGGTCACCAAGAGTGACCGTCGGTGCCTCTGCTGA